From the Luteolibacter sp. Y139 genome, one window contains:
- a CDS encoding type II toxin-antitoxin system RelE/ParE family toxin, with protein MPKVIFHRLIRKDLDGVLSYYERESGSALADRFFESFLSVVEKALNDPRHFHVAAGVLRRANLPDFPYHFLYREKPFGIRVLVLRHDRRHPDFGLRRR; from the coding sequence ATGCCCAAGGTGATTTTCCATCGCCTGATTCGGAAGGATCTGGATGGGGTGCTTTCCTACTATGAGCGGGAAAGTGGGAGTGCATTGGCTGATCGCTTCTTTGAGAGCTTCCTCAGCGTTGTTGAAAAGGCATTGAATGATCCACGGCATTTTCACGTGGCGGCCGGAGTTCTGCGCCGGGCGAATCTGCCGGACTTTCCCTATCATTTCCTCTACCGCGAGAAGCCGTTCGGAATTCGCGTGCTTGTCCTGCGCCACGATCGTCGCCATCCGGACTTCGGGTTGCGTCGGCGTTGA
- a CDS encoding efflux RND transporter periplasmic adaptor subunit, with amino-acid sequence MKKAIPVILILAALAIGGWFIYGKYRSNHEPLVLQGNVDIRGVDLGFRVSGRIAEVLKDEGDAVKTGELLARIDKEPYENELAQANAAEAQARAALAQAKATLAQAKADADLKRAGYRTEEIEQARATRAQATVTMDNAQRIYDRQSELVKSKGVSRQNFENAEASFHEAEQRLKLADANLRQLESGFRKEEVAAAEAAVGAAQAGVGSAEAAVAQAEAAVKTSEIRLGDTDLKSPSDGIVITRALEPGAIVQAGPTVLSLSLENPVWVRAYVHEPDLGKFPPGTKVSLVTDGAPDHVFHGTVGFVSPRAEFTPKTVETKELRTSLVYRLRVVVDDTDGSLRQGMPVTVSLDSHPAK; translated from the coding sequence ATGAAGAAAGCGATTCCAGTCATTCTCATCCTCGCCGCCCTCGCCATCGGTGGCTGGTTCATCTACGGGAAGTATCGTAGCAATCACGAGCCGCTCGTTCTCCAGGGCAATGTCGACATCCGCGGCGTGGACCTCGGCTTCCGCGTCTCCGGCCGCATCGCCGAAGTCCTGAAGGACGAAGGTGACGCCGTGAAGACCGGCGAACTCCTCGCACGCATCGACAAGGAGCCCTACGAAAACGAACTCGCACAAGCCAATGCCGCCGAAGCCCAAGCACGCGCCGCACTTGCCCAGGCAAAGGCGACTCTCGCCCAAGCCAAGGCCGATGCCGACCTGAAACGCGCCGGCTATCGCACCGAAGAAATCGAACAAGCACGCGCCACCCGCGCCCAAGCCACGGTGACCATGGACAATGCGCAGCGCATCTATGACCGGCAGTCGGAACTCGTGAAATCGAAAGGCGTCTCGCGCCAGAACTTCGAAAACGCCGAGGCCTCTTTCCACGAAGCGGAGCAACGCCTGAAGCTGGCCGACGCCAACTTGCGCCAACTCGAAAGCGGCTTCCGCAAGGAAGAAGTCGCCGCTGCCGAGGCTGCCGTCGGAGCCGCCCAAGCCGGCGTTGGCTCGGCCGAAGCCGCCGTCGCCCAGGCCGAAGCCGCGGTGAAAACCTCCGAGATCCGACTCGGCGATACGGACCTGAAGAGCCCCTCGGACGGCATCGTCATCACCCGCGCCTTGGAGCCCGGAGCCATCGTCCAGGCAGGCCCCACCGTCCTCTCGCTCTCGCTCGAGAATCCCGTTTGGGTGCGCGCCTATGTTCACGAGCCCGACCTCGGCAAATTCCCACCGGGCACCAAGGTCAGCCTCGTCACCGATGGCGCGCCGGATCACGTCTTCCACGGCACCGTCGGCTTCGTTTCGCCGCGCGCGGAATTCACGCCGAAGACCGTCGAGACCAAGGAACTCCGCACCTCGCTGGTGTATCGCCTGCGCGTGGTCGTCGATGACACCGATGGCTCGCTGCGCCAAGGCATGCCCGTCACCGTCTCGCTGGACTCGCACCCCGCGAAGTAA
- a CDS encoding CerR family C-terminal domain-containing protein produces MQRELFPTSPNKGEQARRKLLLAALKKIGEKGYENASVRDIADEAGQNVAAIAYYFGNKEKLYTTVLEGIGAYLGGIFGAIAEETRTKLQSGTLDPTGAMDVMKRMLRTLLGQQVEDEEFEKIRLVMIREQSSPSESFDVLYNKALKPLHELFATVLGVATGEDPTSTKTILRAHALFGQVLAFKIARTTILRRLGVKNLTHDHLAIIATILDEHLGLICPGLKGATP; encoded by the coding sequence GTGCAGCGGGAACTGTTTCCAACCAGCCCCAACAAAGGCGAGCAAGCCCGGCGCAAGCTGTTGCTGGCCGCCCTCAAGAAGATTGGCGAGAAGGGCTACGAGAACGCCTCGGTCCGCGACATCGCGGATGAGGCGGGGCAGAACGTGGCGGCGATCGCCTACTACTTCGGCAACAAGGAGAAGCTCTACACCACGGTGCTCGAAGGCATCGGCGCCTATCTCGGCGGCATCTTCGGTGCCATCGCGGAAGAAACCCGGACCAAGCTCCAGAGCGGCACGCTGGATCCGACCGGAGCCATGGACGTGATGAAGCGAATGCTCCGCACCCTGCTCGGCCAGCAAGTGGAAGACGAAGAGTTCGAGAAGATCCGCCTCGTGATGATCCGCGAGCAATCCTCACCCAGCGAGAGCTTCGACGTTCTCTACAACAAGGCGCTCAAGCCGCTCCACGAGCTCTTCGCCACGGTGCTGGGCGTTGCCACCGGCGAAGACCCGACTTCAACCAAGACCATCCTCCGGGCTCACGCCCTCTTTGGCCAGGTGCTCGCCTTCAAGATCGCCCGCACCACCATCCTCCGCCGCCTCGGCGTGAAGAATCTCACCCACGACCACCTCGCGATCATCGCGACCATCCTCGACGAACACCTGGGGCTCATCTGTCCCGGCTTGAAAGGAGCCACACCATGA
- a CDS encoding prepilin-type N-terminal cleavage/methylation domain-containing protein, with product MKTRPNRRSSHGFTLVELLVVISIIIVLAAMSFGAISIATKKKNAVVTLTDVQALAQALDRYYSEYNKLPSVGSSGDEMVAEGQSGQELLKILLGKEDTSSDMQNPRQIVFLTARNTKNKKQGGLVYSNGNQVEGLYDAWGRPLNIKFDDDYDEEIQDPIKQGEVVRQKRAIVWSLGADGKFGDNDEVKSW from the coding sequence ATGAAAACCCGTCCTAATCGCCGTTCATCGCACGGCTTCACCCTCGTCGAGTTGCTCGTCGTTATCTCGATCATCATCGTGCTCGCGGCGATGAGCTTCGGTGCCATCTCGATCGCCACGAAGAAGAAGAACGCGGTGGTGACCCTGACCGACGTCCAGGCCCTCGCCCAAGCGCTGGACCGCTACTACTCCGAGTATAACAAGCTCCCGAGCGTCGGCTCCTCCGGCGACGAAATGGTGGCGGAAGGCCAGTCCGGCCAAGAGCTTCTCAAGATCCTGCTGGGCAAGGAAGATACCAGCAGCGACATGCAGAACCCGCGTCAGATCGTTTTCCTCACCGCCCGGAACACCAAGAACAAGAAGCAGGGTGGTCTGGTCTACAGCAACGGCAACCAAGTGGAAGGCCTGTATGATGCCTGGGGTCGCCCGCTGAACATCAAGTTCGACGACGATTACGATGAAGAGATCCAAGACCCGATCAAGCAGGGGGAGGTGGTCCGCCAGAAGCGCGCGATCGTCTGGAGCCTCGGTGCCGACGGAAAGTTCGGCGACAATGATGAGGTGAAGTCCTGGTAA
- a CDS encoding ATP-binding cassette domain-containing protein, which translates to MSEVVVNFRDLTKTFKGMASPALDAISGEIRNGLITGLAGPDGAGKTTLLRLIAGLLEADSGTVSTLGHDPIREVAAIRGEVGYMPQKFGLYEDLTVIENLKLHADLRHVTGTEREEAFERLLTFTDLKRFTDRFAGKLSGGMKQKLGLACALLGKPKLLLLDEPGVGVDPISRRELWGMVEDLVGQGIAVVWSTAYLDEAELCGTTIVLNEGKLLFAGTPAEISAPLEGRCFQLREPGARKRQLLTRALSRPEVNDGTIQGHSLRLTLKKDTKPFDPSEIGADAGAEWVPVKPRFEDAFIDLLGGGPPGESVLAKATKEIPHDDETVIEAEHLTKQFGEFKATDDVTFAVKRGEIYGLLGPNGAGKSTTFKMMCGLLTPTAGTAMVVGLDLSHSASEARQRLGYMAQKFSLYGHLTVNQNLAFFAGIYGVAGKRQRERIAEMADIFHLGPFLHSKTDSLSLGYKQRLALACSVMHEPDILFLDEPTSGVDPVTRREFWTHINGLVERGVTVMVTTHFMDEAEYCDRIGLVFRGKLIANGTPDELKESVATAENPDPTMEDAFIELVTSKEEAAA; encoded by the coding sequence ATGTCCGAAGTCGTCGTCAACTTCCGGGACCTGACCAAGACCTTCAAGGGCATGGCCAGTCCGGCGCTCGATGCCATCTCGGGTGAAATCCGCAACGGCCTCATCACCGGCCTCGCGGGTCCCGATGGCGCGGGCAAGACGACGCTGCTGCGGTTGATCGCCGGCCTGTTAGAAGCCGACTCCGGAACGGTCTCCACCCTCGGCCACGACCCGATCCGCGAGGTCGCCGCCATCCGCGGCGAAGTCGGCTACATGCCCCAGAAGTTCGGCCTCTACGAAGACCTCACCGTCATCGAGAACCTGAAGCTCCACGCCGACCTCCGCCATGTGACTGGCACCGAGCGAGAGGAAGCCTTCGAACGCCTGCTGACCTTCACCGATCTCAAGCGCTTCACCGACCGCTTCGCGGGAAAACTCTCCGGCGGCATGAAGCAAAAGCTCGGCCTCGCCTGTGCCCTGTTAGGAAAGCCGAAGCTGCTACTCCTCGATGAACCCGGCGTCGGCGTCGACCCCATTTCCCGCCGCGAACTGTGGGGCATGGTCGAGGACCTCGTCGGCCAAGGCATCGCCGTCGTCTGGAGCACCGCCTACCTCGATGAAGCGGAGCTGTGCGGCACCACCATCGTGCTCAATGAAGGCAAGCTGCTCTTTGCCGGTACGCCTGCGGAAATCTCCGCACCGCTCGAAGGCCGCTGCTTCCAACTCCGCGAACCCGGAGCCCGCAAGCGCCAGCTCCTCACCCGTGCCCTTTCGCGACCGGAGGTCAATGACGGCACCATCCAGGGCCACAGCTTGCGCCTGACTCTTAAGAAAGACACCAAGCCCTTCGACCCCTCAGAAATCGGCGCGGACGCCGGTGCCGAGTGGGTGCCCGTGAAACCGCGCTTTGAGGATGCCTTCATCGACCTGTTAGGCGGTGGCCCTCCCGGTGAATCGGTGCTCGCCAAGGCCACCAAGGAGATCCCTCACGACGACGAGACAGTCATCGAGGCCGAGCACCTCACCAAGCAATTCGGCGAGTTCAAGGCCACCGACGACGTCACCTTCGCGGTGAAGCGCGGCGAGATCTACGGTCTGCTCGGCCCGAATGGCGCGGGGAAATCAACCACCTTCAAGATGATGTGCGGCCTGCTCACCCCCACCGCCGGCACGGCCATGGTGGTGGGCCTCGATCTCAGCCATAGCGCCAGCGAGGCCCGCCAGCGGCTCGGCTACATGGCCCAGAAGTTCTCGCTCTACGGCCACCTCACGGTGAACCAGAACCTCGCCTTCTTCGCTGGCATCTACGGCGTCGCGGGGAAGCGCCAACGCGAGCGCATCGCCGAGATGGCGGACATCTTCCACCTCGGCCCCTTCCTCCATTCCAAGACCGACTCGCTTTCGCTAGGCTACAAGCAGCGCCTCGCCCTCGCCTGCTCGGTGATGCATGAGCCGGATATTCTGTTCCTCGACGAGCCAACCTCAGGCGTTGACCCCGTGACCCGCCGCGAATTCTGGACGCACATCAATGGCCTCGTCGAACGCGGCGTGACCGTGATGGTCACCACCCACTTCATGGATGAGGCGGAGTACTGCGACCGCATCGGCCTGGTCTTCCGCGGCAAGCTCATCGCCAATGGCACTCCGGACGAGCTGAAGGAAAGCGTCGCCACCGCCGAGAATCCCGACCCCACGATGGAGGACGCCTTCATCGAGCTGGTCACCAGCAAGGAGGAGGCAGCCGCATGA
- a CDS encoding DUF3472 domain-containing protein — MKFDRFLLAALLALSPCIHAEETAPPTPTELAPARPPLPWHMVNLWWSTKGEVKDFAEFSVDIDISHDIPSETYNLYISPFSGTINDNLIYGGIQTNVNGWNAMEPKDQKRLHGGPGFIFSRWSKKPDLTLADVRATPGGFVEAAGYEGNFVSGRRPHPWTAGKYTYSLRRMDTEMTDGTARTWVGAFVKEHKSGKEIFVAALRFPGDTLTHSGRNAAFLEFYATEKIHKAPEIADLPPLEVKFSNLRFNGAPAELAKVDAAFIREDKVRPDGLRSPVSPNLIRVTASEDGREITCKLQNKVFPDSEEPNRTLWKAE, encoded by the coding sequence ATGAAATTCGATCGCTTCCTGCTCGCGGCCTTGCTCGCCCTCTCGCCCTGCATTCACGCTGAGGAAACAGCTCCTCCCACACCCACAGAACTGGCTCCGGCCCGGCCACCCCTGCCTTGGCACATGGTGAACCTGTGGTGGAGTACCAAGGGCGAGGTGAAGGACTTCGCGGAGTTCTCCGTGGACATCGACATCTCCCACGACATCCCGTCGGAGACCTACAATCTCTACATCTCGCCCTTCTCCGGCACCATCAATGACAACCTGATCTACGGCGGCATCCAGACCAACGTGAACGGCTGGAACGCGATGGAGCCGAAGGACCAGAAACGCCTTCACGGCGGCCCGGGTTTTATCTTCTCCCGCTGGAGCAAGAAGCCCGACCTCACCCTCGCCGACGTGCGGGCAACCCCCGGTGGTTTCGTCGAAGCCGCGGGCTACGAGGGCAACTTCGTCTCAGGCCGCCGGCCCCACCCGTGGACTGCCGGGAAATACACCTACTCCCTGCGGCGGATGGACACCGAGATGACCGATGGCACGGCTCGCACCTGGGTCGGAGCCTTCGTGAAGGAACACAAGAGCGGAAAGGAAATCTTCGTCGCCGCCCTCCGCTTCCCCGGTGACACCCTCACCCACAGCGGACGGAACGCCGCCTTCCTCGAGTTCTACGCGACCGAAAAGATCCACAAGGCACCGGAAATCGCCGACCTGCCACCGCTCGAAGTGAAGTTCTCCAATCTCCGCTTCAACGGCGCCCCCGCCGAACTCGCCAAAGTGGATGCCGCCTTCATCCGCGAGGATAAGGTCCGCCCGGATGGCCTCCGCTCGCCAGTCTCGCCGAATCTCATCCGCGTCACCGCCTCCGAAGACGGCCGGGAGATCACCTGCAAGCTTCAGAACAAGGTTTTCCCGGACTCGGAGGAACCGAACCGGACACTCTGGAAGGCAGAATAA
- the rnr gene encoding ribonuclease R, producing MAPKLIAASTMMIEITTSNSTRVKPCDERRLGRVFIDGTETLLQFRRKKAGSRRGGNPAFFPCILSASYPKPLVCQALFRFAGCQIPRQRPSSGIMDRNELRSALLRLMGGKGYRPMNKSELSRELSLPSNDRPLLRTELAAMEREGLIAEGRKGRYELPKHPGQDKLRGTIKFLPRGHAWFYPDAVDPDNVATGIDLKKYSRVHIPRRDTGTALEGDRVIISFHLPRPEPWKQRGRGPQVPEEEPDARGKVEKVLERRSGRIVGVFCRKSKFIWVETEDPALAGQIDIFGDTTAEPGQLVVVDLDQWEKNKTPRGRILEVLGWPGQAGVDIAAVIHRHGLRTTFPENVLAETRAVPEEVDPQEMARREDWRDRLVITIDPADAKDHDDAIWVERHDKGWTLAVHIADVSHYVKPRTPLDKEASERGNSTYLVDRVLPMLPPELSNGICSLKPGVNRLTKCAIIEISPQGKVLKTRFCDAVINSQSKLSYEQAQAILDGKPAPEGSPATLVEMVKESWRMAETLRKKRFKDGSLDLEMPEIRVKLDDKGKAVEVHQVEHTASHQLIEECMLLANEAVAHILKIRNKPTIYRVHEDPDFGKLAEFTETARAHGYQPGDLSNRAHIQKLLDSSKGRPDEHLIKLGLLKSLKRAAYAPDPLGHYGLAKADYCHFTSPIRRYADLIVHRSLQPYLTNAPKHPDKVAGQTELAEFSRHISDTERTSADAENETKQIKMLEYLDGCTKQDPPPEFDGMITDVRNAGLLVEATEIGARGLVKSEDLPRGDWHFEHAQMRYVSRSGQQFQLGQKVKLQVQRIDFQGKFIDFRIAGEPVSKVHGAPIKWDGTPPPKPKQERKPKFEKTWPPKGKKPKKQGKKKR from the coding sequence ATGGCACCGAAGCTCATCGCCGCGAGCACGATGATGATCGAGATAACGACGAGCAACTCGACGAGGGTGAAGCCGTGCGATGAACGGCGATTAGGACGGGTTTTCATAGATGGGACTGAGACGTTATTGCAGTTTCGGCGAAAGAAAGCGGGTTCGAGGCGCGGTGGCAATCCCGCGTTTTTCCCGTGCATCTTGTCCGCAAGCTACCCCAAGCCCTTGGTCTGCCAAGCGCTTTTCCGGTTCGCGGGTTGCCAGATTCCCCGCCAGCGGCCATCCTCCGGCATCATGGATCGAAATGAACTGCGGAGCGCGTTGCTCCGCCTGATGGGCGGCAAAGGTTACCGCCCGATGAATAAGTCGGAACTCTCCCGCGAACTCTCCCTCCCCTCGAACGACCGCCCCCTGCTCCGCACCGAGCTCGCCGCAATGGAACGCGAGGGCTTGATCGCCGAAGGCCGCAAGGGCCGCTACGAACTCCCGAAGCACCCCGGCCAGGACAAACTGCGCGGCACCATCAAGTTCCTCCCGCGCGGCCACGCCTGGTTTTATCCCGACGCCGTCGACCCGGACAATGTCGCCACCGGAATCGACCTGAAGAAATACTCGCGCGTCCACATCCCGCGCCGCGACACCGGCACCGCGCTGGAAGGCGACCGGGTGATCATCTCTTTCCATCTGCCGAGACCCGAGCCATGGAAGCAGCGCGGTCGCGGCCCGCAGGTGCCCGAGGAAGAACCGGACGCCCGCGGCAAGGTGGAGAAAGTCCTCGAGCGCCGCAGCGGCCGCATCGTCGGTGTCTTCTGCCGGAAGTCGAAGTTCATCTGGGTGGAAACGGAAGACCCGGCGCTGGCCGGACAAATCGACATCTTCGGCGACACCACCGCGGAGCCGGGCCAGCTCGTGGTGGTCGATCTCGACCAATGGGAAAAGAACAAGACCCCGCGTGGCCGCATTCTCGAAGTGCTCGGCTGGCCGGGACAGGCAGGCGTCGATATCGCCGCGGTCATTCACCGCCACGGTCTGCGGACGACGTTCCCCGAGAACGTGCTCGCTGAAACCCGAGCGGTGCCGGAGGAAGTCGATCCTCAGGAAATGGCCCGCCGCGAGGACTGGCGGGACCGGCTGGTCATCACCATCGACCCCGCCGACGCGAAGGACCACGACGACGCGATCTGGGTGGAGCGCCACGACAAGGGCTGGACGCTCGCCGTCCACATTGCCGACGTGTCGCATTATGTGAAGCCACGCACGCCGCTGGATAAGGAAGCATCCGAGCGCGGCAACTCCACCTACCTTGTCGATCGCGTGCTGCCGATGCTGCCGCCCGAGCTTTCCAATGGCATCTGCTCGCTCAAGCCCGGCGTGAACCGCCTCACCAAGTGCGCGATCATTGAAATTTCGCCGCAGGGCAAGGTCCTCAAGACGCGCTTCTGCGACGCGGTGATCAACAGCCAGTCCAAGCTCTCCTACGAACAAGCGCAGGCCATCCTCGATGGCAAACCCGCGCCCGAAGGCTCGCCCGCGACGCTCGTGGAAATGGTCAAGGAGTCGTGGCGGATGGCAGAGACCCTTCGCAAGAAGCGCTTTAAGGACGGCTCGCTCGACCTCGAAATGCCGGAGATCCGCGTGAAGCTGGATGACAAGGGCAAGGCCGTGGAAGTCCATCAGGTCGAGCACACCGCCAGCCACCAGCTCATCGAGGAATGCATGCTTCTCGCGAACGAAGCGGTCGCGCACATCCTCAAGATCCGCAACAAGCCAACGATCTATCGCGTTCACGAGGACCCGGACTTCGGCAAGCTGGCGGAATTCACCGAGACCGCCCGCGCCCACGGCTATCAGCCCGGCGACCTGTCGAACCGCGCGCACATCCAGAAGCTGCTCGATTCGTCGAAGGGCCGTCCGGACGAGCACCTCATCAAGCTGGGTCTATTAAAGAGCCTCAAGCGCGCCGCCTACGCGCCCGATCCACTCGGTCACTACGGCTTGGCAAAGGCCGACTATTGCCACTTCACCAGCCCGATCCGCCGCTACGCGGACCTGATCGTCCACCGCTCGCTGCAGCCTTATCTGACCAATGCGCCAAAGCATCCCGACAAGGTCGCGGGCCAAACCGAACTCGCCGAGTTTTCCCGCCACATCTCCGACACCGAGCGCACCTCGGCCGATGCCGAAAACGAGACCAAGCAGATCAAGATGCTCGAATACCTCGACGGCTGCACCAAGCAGGACCCGCCACCGGAATTCGATGGCATGATCACCGACGTCCGCAATGCGGGCCTGCTCGTCGAAGCCACCGAAATCGGTGCCCGCGGCTTGGTGAAGAGCGAGGACCTCCCCCGCGGCGACTGGCATTTCGAGCACGCCCAGATGCGCTACGTCTCCCGCAGCGGCCAGCAATTCCAGCTCGGCCAGAAAGTGAAACTGCAAGTCCAGCGCATCGACTTCCAAGGCAAGTTCATCGACTTCCGCATCGCCGGCGAACCGGTGTCCAAGGTCCACGGAGCCCCCATCAAGTGGGACGGCACCCCGCCGCCAAAGCCCAAGCAGGAGCGCAAGCCGAAGTTCGAGAAGACTTGGCCGCCGAAGGGCAAGAAGCCGAAGAAGCAGGGTAAGAAGAAGAGGTAA
- a CDS encoding addiction module protein: protein MATMEEIESQAMRLPESERATLAGRLLESLPAVLFEEDLGVAEAMRRDEEMDRDPSAGITLEELKASLGR, encoded by the coding sequence ATGGCGACCATGGAGGAAATCGAATCTCAAGCGATGCGGCTGCCTGAGTCTGAACGTGCAACGTTGGCGGGTCGGCTGCTTGAATCGCTTCCTGCGGTTCTGTTTGAAGAAGATCTCGGAGTCGCTGAGGCGATGCGCCGCGATGAAGAAATGGATCGCGACCCTTCCGCCGGGATCACCTTGGAAGAATTGAAAGCTTCCTTGGGTCGTTAA